The proteins below are encoded in one region of Hordeum vulgare subsp. vulgare chromosome 3H, MorexV3_pseudomolecules_assembly, whole genome shotgun sequence:
- the LOC123443248 gene encoding eukaryotic translation initiation factor 3 subunit L-like: MASAYDREDGLAPPQPHGGGPADAYDPNYVPDSVKTFVVHLYRHIRDKNVYEIHQMYEGGFQRLSDRLFRDTPWPSAEAVAPYCDGDHVFLLLYRELWYRHAYARLSPLTASHRSESWNNYCDLFSVVLHGVVNMQLPNQWLWDMVDEFVYQFQSFCQYRAKLKNKTEDELQQLKQFDKAWNVYGVLNYLQALVEKSMIAQILEREKEGLESFTATDGYDYQGGSNVLKVLGYYSMIGLLRIHCLLGDYHTGLKCLAPINLNQQGVYTIVIGSHISTIYHYGFANLMMRRYVDATKEFNKILLYIIKYKQYHQKSPQYDQILKKNEQMYALLAICLSLCPQNKLIDENVSTQLKEKYNDKMTKMQRFDDEAYAAYDELFSYACPKFITPSPPVLDQPLTNYNQDAYRLQLKLFLYEVKQQQLLSGIRSYLKLYSAITITKLAQYMEMDEATLRSILMTYKHKMHAVDSNGKIVSSADFDFYINEDVIHVVESKSTKRHGDYFLRQILKFEETIAELDKVQLD; this comes from the exons atggcgTCCGCCTACGACCGGGAGGACGGCCTCGCGCCGCCGCAGCCGCACGGCGGCGGCCCCGCCGACGCCTACGATCCCAACTACGTCCCGGACTCGGTGAAGACCTTCGTGGTGCACCTGTACCGCCACATCCGCGACAAGAACGTCTACGAGATCCACCAGATGTACGAGGGCGGCTTCCAGCGTCTCTCCGACCGCCTCTTCCGCGACACGCCCTGGCCGTCGGCGGAGGCCGTGGCGCCCTACTGCGACGGCGAccacgtcttcctcctcctctaccgCGAGCTATGGTACCGCCACGCCTACGCGCGCCTCTCCCCCCTCACCGCCAGCCACCGCTCCGAGTCCTGGAACAACTACTGCGACCTCTTCAGCGTCGTCCTCCACGGCGTCGTCAACATGCAGCTGCCTAACCAGTGGCTGTGGGACATGGTGGACGAGTTCGTCTACCAGTTCCAGAGCTTCTGCCAGTACCGcgccaagctcaagaacaagacgGAAGACGAGCTCCAGCAGCTAAAGCAGTTTGACAAG GCATGGAATGTCTATGGGGTTCTCAATTACCTGCAAGCACTCGTCGAGAAGTCCATGATCGCACAGATTCTGGAGAGGGAGAAAGAGGGGCTGGAGTCGTTTACTGCCACCGACGGGTATGACTACCAGGGTGGGAGCAATGTGCTCAAGGTCCTGGGTTACTACAGCATGATTGGGCTTCTCAGGATACACTGCCTTCTTGGCGATTACCACACTGGCCTGAAGTGCTTGGCACCGATTAACCTTAACCAGCAGGGGGTCTACACCATTGTCATTGGGAGTCACATCTCGACGATCTATCATTATGGATTTGCAAACCTTATGATGCGCAG GTATGTTGATGCTACCAAGGAATTCAACAAAATtctgctttatattataaagTATAAGCAGTACCATCAGAAATCCCCTCAGTACGACCAGATTCTGAAGAAAAATGAGCAGATGTATGCGCTGCTGGCAATTTGCCTATCTCTGTGTCCGCAAAACAAACTCATAGATGAAAATGTTAGCACCCAGCTGAAAGAAAAGTACAATGACAAAATGACAAAGATGCAGAGGTTTGATGATGAAGCATATGCTGCCTATGATGAGCTATTTTCGTACGCCTGCCCCAAGTTTATTACTCCATCACCTCCAGTTCTGGACCAGCCACTTACAAATTATAACCAG GACGCCTATCGGCTTCAGTTGAAGCTGTTCCTTTATGAAGTGAAGCAGCAACAGCTCCTTTCTGGTATCCGGAGCTATCTAAAGTTATACTCAGCAATTACCATTACCAAACTTGCCCAGTATATGGAAATGGATGAGGCAACACTTAG GTCTATTCTTATGACGTACAAGCACAAAATGCATGCAGTTGACAGTAATGGGAAAATTGTATCCAGTGCAGACTTTGATTTCTATATTAATGAG GATGTTATTCATGTCGTGGAGTCCAAGTCGACCAAGCGCCATGGGGACTACTTTTTAAGACAGATTTTAAAG TTTGAAGAAACCATTGCTGAATTGGACAAGGTACAGCTTGACTGA